A DNA window from Roseovarius sp. Pro17 contains the following coding sequences:
- a CDS encoding molybdopterin-binding protein, translating to MKFGSVPLNEAAGAILAHSVAVVEGRLQKGLMLEACHLDQLRAAGIGEVTVARLEPGDLGEDAAAARLAGALAEGASGIVLGNPGTGRVNLIAEGPGIVRLNAAAIHAANAADPMITIATVPDLHQTRADGLIATVKIISYAVPEAAVEMACTAARGAVRLAAPRLRNASLIVTEIAGRVAKKDNGAISGRLEALGMTLDEELRVPHDSDAIARALVRAKGEMVLILTASATSDVNDTGPAGLRAAGGEVTRVGIPVDPGNLLFLGALGPRPVIGLPGCARAPALNGADWVLARIACGIEVGAEDIAAMGVGGLLKEIPSRPMPRRGKTSA from the coding sequence ATGAAGTTCGGTTCTGTCCCGCTGAATGAGGCCGCTGGCGCGATCCTCGCCCATTCCGTGGCGGTGGTTGAGGGCCGGTTGCAAAAGGGGTTGATGTTAGAGGCCTGCCATTTGGACCAACTGCGCGCGGCCGGCATTGGCGAGGTCACAGTTGCGCGGCTCGAGCCTGGTGATCTGGGCGAGGACGCCGCCGCCGCCCGTCTGGCTGGCGCACTGGCCGAGGGCGCGAGCGGTATCGTGCTGGGCAATCCCGGCACGGGCCGCGTCAATTTGATCGCCGAAGGGCCCGGTATCGTGCGCCTGAACGCCGCTGCGATCCACGCCGCCAATGCCGCGGACCCGATGATAACGATCGCGACAGTGCCGGACCTGCACCAGACCCGCGCGGACGGCTTGATCGCTACGGTCAAGATAATCTCATACGCGGTGCCTGAGGCTGCGGTCGAAATGGCCTGCACCGCTGCGCGCGGTGCCGTACGTTTGGCGGCGCCCCGGCTGCGCAATGCCAGCCTGATCGTGACCGAAATCGCAGGGCGCGTGGCCAAAAAGGACAACGGCGCCATTTCCGGGCGGCTGGAAGCGTTGGGCATGACCTTGGACGAGGAACTGCGCGTGCCACATGACTCGGATGCCATCGCCAGAGCATTGGTACGCGCCAAAGGGGAGATGGTGCTGATCCTGACCGCATCCGCCACCTCGGACGTTAATGACACCGGCCCGGCAGGGTTGCGGGCAGCCGGCGGCGAGGTCACGCGCGTCGGCATTCCGGTCGATCCGGGCAACCTGCTGTTTCTGGGCGCGCTTGGCCCCAGACCGGTCATCGGCCTGCCGGGTTGCGCGCGCGCGCCCGCGCTGAACGGCGCCGACTGGGTTCTGGCGCGCATCGCCTGCGGGATCGAGGTGGGCGCCGAGGATATCGCCGCGATGGGCGTGGGCGGCCTGCTCAAGGAAATTCCCAGCCGCCCGATGCCGCGCCGCGGCAAGACATCGGCGTAA
- a CDS encoding xanthine dehydrogenase family protein molybdopterin-binding subunit: MPKDSPSDHGGIGASPKRREDIRFLSGTGNYTDDINLRGQAYVHFLRSDLAHGKINGLDLSEAEKMPGVIRIFTGEDFKDAGSIPCGWQVTDRFGNPMQEPRHPVLCETHVRHVGDPIAAIVAETREQARDAAEAIVPDIEELPAVVNMKAALEEGSTKVHDELTSNLCFDWGFVEENKQAVDDAIKSAAHVTTVELINNRLVPNAMEPRVAIGDYNRASNDSTLYTTSQNPHVIRLLMGAFVLNIPEHKLRVVAPDVGGGFGSKIYHYAEEAFCTYAAKALNRPVKWTCTRSEAFLSDAQARDHVTKIELALDKDNNFTAVRTDTLANMGAYLSTFAPSIPTWLHGTLMAGNYKTPLVYVNVRAVFTNTIPVDAYRGAGRPEATYQLERVIDKAARELGVDPIALRKQNFITEFPYQTPVAVEYDSGDFNRLVAKLEAQADLGGFDARRKESEKKGLLRGLGINCFIEACGIAPSNLVGQLGARAGLYESATVRVNATGGITVMTGSHSHGQGHETVFPQVVADMIGIDASMIEIEHGDTANTPMGMGTYGSRSIAVGGSAMVRATEKIIAKAKKIAAHIMEASDGDIELKDGQFTVAGTDKSLAWGDVTLAAYVPHNYPLDEVEPGLEETAFYDPNNFTYPAGAYACEVEVDPETGKVTIEKFTTADDFGNVVNPMIVDGQVHGGLTQGIGQALMENCTYDADGQLLSASYMDYCMPRADDVPFFVVDHTNGTPCTHNPLGVKGCGEAGAIGSTPTVINAVVDALQSGGHKVDHVDMPVTPSRVWAAMQQG; encoded by the coding sequence ATGCCCAAGGACAGCCCATCCGATCACGGCGGCATCGGCGCCAGCCCCAAGCGGCGCGAGGATATCCGCTTCCTGTCGGGCACCGGCAATTATACCGACGACATCAACCTGCGCGGGCAGGCCTATGTGCATTTCCTGCGCTCGGACCTTGCCCACGGCAAGATCAACGGGCTGGACCTGAGTGAGGCGGAAAAGATGCCGGGTGTCATCCGCATCTTTACCGGTGAGGACTTTAAGGACGCAGGCTCAATCCCCTGCGGCTGGCAGGTCACCGATCGTTTCGGCAACCCGATGCAGGAACCGCGTCACCCGGTCCTGTGCGAAACGCATGTGCGCCATGTCGGCGATCCCATCGCCGCGATCGTTGCCGAAACGCGCGAGCAGGCCCGCGACGCCGCCGAGGCGATCGTGCCGGATATCGAAGAACTGCCTGCTGTGGTTAATATGAAGGCTGCGCTGGAGGAGGGATCAACCAAGGTCCATGACGAACTGACCAGCAATCTTTGCTTTGATTGGGGGTTCGTCGAGGAAAACAAGCAGGCCGTGGACGACGCGATCAAGAGCGCCGCGCATGTCACTACCGTCGAATTGATCAACAACCGACTGGTCCCCAACGCTATGGAGCCGCGTGTCGCCATTGGCGATTACAACCGCGCCTCAAACGATTCGACGCTCTATACCACCTCGCAAAACCCGCATGTGATCCGCCTGCTGATGGGCGCCTTCGTGCTGAACATCCCCGAGCATAAATTGCGCGTGGTCGCGCCAGATGTCGGCGGCGGTTTTGGCTCGAAAATCTATCACTATGCCGAGGAGGCATTTTGCACCTACGCCGCCAAGGCGCTGAACAGGCCGGTCAAATGGACCTGCACCCGCTCCGAGGCGTTCCTGAGCGACGCACAGGCCCGCGACCACGTCACCAAGATCGAACTGGCGCTGGACAAGGACAACAACTTTACCGCCGTGCGGACCGACACGCTGGCGAATATGGGCGCCTACCTCAGCACCTTCGCGCCGTCGATCCCGACATGGCTGCACGGCACGCTGATGGCCGGAAATTACAAGACGCCACTGGTCTACGTGAACGTGCGCGCGGTGTTCACCAACACCATTCCCGTCGACGCCTATCGCGGCGCGGGGAGGCCCGAGGCGACCTACCAGCTGGAGCGTGTGATCGACAAGGCCGCGCGCGAGCTGGGCGTCGATCCCATCGCGCTGCGCAAGCAGAATTTCATTACCGAATTTCCCTACCAGACACCGGTCGCGGTTGAGTATGATTCCGGCGATTTCAATCGCTTGGTGGCCAAACTTGAAGCGCAGGCCGATCTGGGCGGGTTCGATGCACGCCGCAAAGAGAGCGAAAAGAAGGGCCTTCTGCGCGGCCTCGGTATCAACTGCTTTATCGAGGCCTGCGGCATCGCGCCCAGCAACCTCGTCGGGCAACTGGGCGCGCGCGCGGGCCTCTATGAAAGCGCGACAGTGCGCGTCAACGCCACCGGCGGCATCACGGTGATGACCGGCAGTCACAGCCACGGGCAGGGGCATGAAACGGTGTTCCCGCAGGTCGTGGCCGATATGATCGGTATCGACGCCAGTATGATCGAGATTGAGCATGGGGATACAGCCAACACACCGATGGGCATGGGCACCTATGGTTCGCGTTCCATCGCAGTCGGCGGCAGCGCGATGGTGCGCGCCACCGAAAAGATCATCGCTAAGGCGAAAAAGATCGCAGCCCATATCATGGAGGCATCCGACGGTGATATCGAGCTGAAGGATGGTCAGTTCACCGTTGCTGGCACCGACAAATCGCTGGCTTGGGGCGACGTGACGCTGGCCGCCTATGTGCCGCACAACTATCCGCTGGACGAGGTCGAGCCCGGGCTGGAAGAGACGGCATTTTACGATCCGAACAACTTTACCTATCCCGCCGGGGCCTATGCCTGCGAGGTCGAGGTCGATCCTGAAACCGGCAAGGTCACGATCGAAAAATTCACCACCGCCGATGATTTCGGCAACGTCGTGAATCCGATGATAGTTGACGGACAGGTACATGGCGGCCTGACCCAAGGCATCGGTCAGGCGCTGATGGAGAACTGCACCTATGACGCGGACGGCCAGCTACTATCGGCCAGTTATATGGATTACTGCATGCCGCGCGCCGATGACGTGCCGTTCTTTGTCGTCGACCACACGAACGGCACACCCTGCACGCACAATCCGCTAGGCGTGAAGGGCTGCGGCGAGGCGGGGGCCATCGGCTCAACCCCCACGGTGATCAACGCGGTGGTCGATGCGCTGCAATCGGGCGGGCACAAGGTGGATCATGTCGATATGCCGGTGACACCATCGCGCGTCTGGGCGGCGATGCAACAGGGCTGA
- a CDS encoding (2Fe-2S)-binding protein — MSQVSMTVNGKTASGTIEGRTLLVDFLRENLGLTGTHVGCDTSQCGACVVHVDGKAVKSCTIFAAEAEGAEVDTIEGQAAPDGTLNTIQQAFQDYHGLQCGFCTPGMVMSAAALLKENPKPSETEVRSYLQGNICRCTGYHNIVKAIMAASGQDVSAIPGGIAAE, encoded by the coding sequence ATGTCACAGGTCAGCATGACCGTGAATGGCAAGACCGCGAGCGGTACCATTGAGGGCCGCACGCTGCTTGTCGATTTCCTGCGCGAAAATCTGGGCCTGACCGGCACGCATGTCGGCTGCGACACCAGTCAATGCGGCGCGTGCGTCGTGCATGTGGATGGCAAGGCGGTCAAATCCTGCACCATCTTCGCCGCCGAGGCCGAGGGCGCCGAGGTGGACACGATCGAAGGGCAGGCGGCCCCTGACGGCACGCTGAACACCATCCAGCAGGCGTTTCAGGATTATCACGGCCTTCAGTGCGGATTTTGCACCCCCGGCATGGTGATGAGCGCGGCGGCTCTGCTGAAGGAAAACCCCAAACCCAGCGAGACCGAGGTGCGCAGCTACCTGCAGGGCAATATTTGCCGCTGCACTGGTTATCACAACATCGTCAAGGCGATCATGGCTGCGAGCGGGCAGGACGTAAGCGCCATTCCGGGCGGCATCGCCGCCGAATAA